The following coding sequences are from one Halorubrum sp. BOL3-1 window:
- a CDS encoding cob(I)yrinic acid a,c-diamide adenosyltransferase encodes MTTNHDDGDDGASTDGDDDQTQADGETPTDDDPAVRTPGGGTAPEPEPIEPAAPEEFGLVQAWWGDGKGKTTAAMGMGFRAAGHGYRVHMLQFMKGGADSVEGVRGEYNAIAAVPGFSYENAGHYGWHGLLDGSADDEHEVKATAAFERAEALAAGAAEADLTSPLPLDGDPESGVHVLILDELLYAVDRGLVDPDDVVELAASKPENLELVLTGSHAEPEYLDGVADLITNVRKVAHPFDDGQRARRGTEY; translated from the coding sequence ATGACCACGAACCACGACGACGGCGACGACGGAGCATCGACCGACGGCGACGACGACCAGACGCAGGCCGACGGCGAGACGCCGACCGACGACGACCCCGCCGTCCGCACCCCGGGCGGCGGAACGGCTCCCGAACCGGAGCCGATCGAACCCGCCGCGCCCGAGGAGTTCGGGCTGGTGCAGGCGTGGTGGGGCGACGGCAAGGGGAAGACCACGGCGGCGATGGGGATGGGCTTCCGGGCCGCGGGGCACGGCTACCGCGTTCACATGCTCCAGTTCATGAAGGGGGGCGCGGACAGCGTCGAGGGCGTCAGGGGCGAGTACAACGCCATCGCGGCCGTGCCGGGGTTCTCCTACGAGAACGCCGGTCACTACGGCTGGCACGGCCTGCTCGACGGGTCGGCCGACGACGAACACGAGGTGAAGGCGACCGCCGCCTTCGAGCGCGCGGAGGCCCTCGCCGCCGGCGCGGCCGAGGCGGACCTGACCTCGCCGCTCCCGCTCGACGGCGACCCGGAGAGCGGCGTCCACGTGCTGATTCTCGACGAGCTGCTGTACGCGGTGGACCGCGGTCTCGTCGACCCGGACGACGTCGTCGAACTCGCGGCGTCGAAGCCGGAGAACCTCGAACTCGTCCTCACCGGGAGCCACGCCGAGCCGGAGTACCTCGACGGGGTCGCGGATCTGATCACGAACGTCCGAAAGGTGGCGCACCCGTTCGACGACGGGCAGCGCGCCCGCCGGGGCACGGAGTACTGA
- the cobS gene encoding adenosylcobinamide-GDP ribazoletransferase, with product MTVAALRGALGFLTRLPLGRDEAAFEAFAGAPWTFPVVGYLVGGTVSLPVAAGAVGALPAPTAALATVCVVYGATGITHLDGVADLGDAAVVHGGPDERRTVLRDSTLGVGGTGALAVVVLGLATGALAVVSAAESAGTVGVGANGGVRTAVGLMVAAEVGARAATAALVCVGDAAHEGLGSSLTERVGPTALLPVVALAAPAALAAWPRFLPGAVALSVAAAVGVAVRGWARSRLGGVSGDVLGATTELARVAALHAGVIAWTLS from the coding sequence GTGACCGTCGCCGCGCTGCGGGGCGCGCTGGGGTTCCTCACCCGGCTCCCCCTCGGTCGAGACGAGGCCGCGTTCGAGGCGTTCGCGGGCGCCCCCTGGACGTTCCCGGTCGTCGGCTACCTCGTCGGCGGGACCGTCTCGCTCCCGGTCGCGGCCGGAGCGGTCGGAGCGCTCCCGGCGCCGACGGCGGCTCTCGCGACCGTCTGCGTCGTCTACGGTGCGACCGGGATCACCCACCTCGACGGCGTCGCGGACCTCGGCGACGCGGCGGTCGTCCACGGCGGTCCCGACGAGCGGCGCACGGTCCTCCGGGACTCTACCCTCGGCGTCGGCGGGACCGGCGCGCTCGCCGTCGTCGTCCTCGGACTCGCGACCGGCGCGCTCGCCGTCGTCTCGGCCGCCGAGTCCGCCGGGACGGTCGGCGTCGGCGCGAACGGCGGGGTCCGGACGGCGGTCGGGCTCATGGTCGCCGCGGAGGTCGGCGCCCGGGCGGCGACCGCCGCGCTCGTCTGCGTCGGGGACGCCGCCCACGAGGGACTCGGGTCGTCGCTGACCGAGCGGGTCGGCCCGACCGCGCTGCTCCCGGTCGTCGCGCTCGCCGCGCCGGCCGCGCTCGCGGCGTGGCCCCGTTTCCTTCCCGGCGCGGTCGCCCTGTCGGTCGCCGCGGCGGTCGGCGTCGCGGTCCGGGGGTGGGCGCGTTCGCGTCTCGGCGGCGTCTCCGGCGACGTCCTCGGCGCGACGACGGAACTCGCGCGGGTGGCCGCGCTCCACGCGGGGGTGATCGCGTGGACGCTCTCGTGA
- a CDS encoding CobD/CbiB family cobalamin biosynthesis protein, whose translation MTPSATATNPPAVAAVAAALAVVVAVAVDSAVGEPPRRIHPVALFGAAVAPLDRDWRHSDAIGVGIAVALPLAAAVVLGGTVAVAADVAPRAGGVPLVGVAVAGVALWVTISPRMLVAVAKETVALTETDPEAARERVVALVGRDPDDLSPADLRSAAVESAAENLADGVVAPLWWFVAVATAGVAATGVVPVSTATLALGGGSAAAVWAKAVNTLDSMLGYRSKPVGRASARLDDAAMYLPARASAVCLALAAGSPDALRRARPLAREPASPNSGWPMATAAVALGVRLEKPGAYVLAGGAEPPTSATARAGIRLVRTAGGVAAAVGAGWLFALAAVVGGAGSASGVPGVVA comes from the coding sequence ATGACCCCGAGCGCGACCGCGACGAACCCGCCGGCGGTCGCCGCCGTAGCCGCCGCGCTCGCGGTCGTCGTCGCCGTCGCCGTCGATTCGGCCGTCGGGGAGCCGCCCCGACGGATCCATCCGGTCGCGCTGTTCGGCGCGGCGGTCGCCCCGCTCGACCGCGACTGGCGACACTCGGACGCGATCGGCGTCGGGATCGCCGTCGCGCTCCCGCTGGCGGCCGCGGTCGTGCTCGGCGGGACCGTCGCGGTCGCAGCGGACGTCGCTCCGCGAGCCGGCGGCGTCCCGCTCGTCGGCGTCGCGGTCGCGGGCGTCGCGCTGTGGGTAACGATCAGCCCCCGGATGCTCGTCGCGGTGGCGAAAGAGACCGTCGCGCTGACCGAGACGGACCCCGAGGCGGCCCGCGAGCGCGTCGTCGCCCTGGTCGGCCGCGACCCGGACGACCTCTCCCCGGCCGACCTCCGGAGCGCCGCCGTCGAGAGCGCGGCCGAGAACCTCGCGGACGGCGTGGTCGCCCCGCTGTGGTGGTTCGTCGCGGTCGCGACCGCCGGGGTCGCGGCGACGGGCGTCGTTCCCGTCTCGACCGCGACGCTCGCGCTCGGCGGCGGCTCGGCCGCGGCCGTCTGGGCGAAGGCCGTGAACACCCTCGACTCCATGCTCGGCTACCGGTCGAAGCCGGTCGGTCGCGCGAGCGCCCGCCTCGACGACGCCGCCATGTACCTGCCGGCGCGCGCGAGCGCCGTCTGCCTCGCGCTCGCGGCGGGGTCGCCCGACGCGCTCCGCCGCGCGAGACCGCTGGCCCGCGAACCCGCGTCACCGAACTCGGGCTGGCCGATGGCGACCGCGGCGGTCGCGCTCGGCGTCCGCTTGGAGAAGCCGGGCGCGTACGTCCTCGCCGGGGGGGCAGAGCCGCCGACGTCGGCGACCGCCCGCGCCGGGATTCGGCTCGTCCGGACCGCGGGCGGGGTCGCGGCCGCGGTCGGCGCCGGCTGGCTGTTCGCGCTCGCCGCGGTGGTCGGAGGCGCCGGGAGCGCGAGCGGGGTCCCCGGGGTGGTGGCGTGA
- a CDS encoding adenosylcobinamide amidohydrolase, which produces MFDATVDEGVLRLCRPETRWLSTGWDGGRSRAPAAHNVSVPEGFDRTDLAAYRDERLARAGFDSDTEDNPESDRDAPPTLFTGVSMDHARGARLGPVVAYATVGLSNPAMLPAEPADATDSRKSAATTDRPEHFGTVNLIVGATRRLAPGAAANLVAVAAEAKAATLLATAGVPGTTSDAVVVADDPGGEPAEFSGSATAVGGAARACVRDAVRASMRSRYPDGDVPGPTADAEHGVVTDERAEVFDP; this is translated from the coding sequence GTGTTTGACGCGACCGTCGACGAGGGCGTTCTCCGGCTGTGCCGGCCGGAGACGCGCTGGCTCTCGACCGGCTGGGACGGCGGGCGGTCGCGGGCGCCGGCCGCGCACAACGTCTCCGTCCCGGAGGGGTTCGACCGGACCGACCTCGCGGCCTACCGCGACGAGCGGCTGGCGCGGGCGGGGTTCGACAGCGATACGGAAGACAACCCGGAGTCCGACCGCGACGCCCCGCCGACGCTGTTCACGGGCGTCTCGATGGACCACGCCCGAGGCGCGCGGCTCGGGCCGGTCGTCGCGTACGCGACGGTCGGGCTTTCGAACCCCGCGATGCTTCCGGCGGAGCCGGCGGACGCGACCGACTCTCGCAAGTCGGCGGCGACGACCGACCGCCCCGAACATTTCGGAACCGTCAACCTGATCGTCGGCGCGACGCGGCGGCTCGCGCCCGGGGCCGCCGCGAACCTCGTCGCAGTCGCGGCCGAGGCGAAGGCGGCGACGCTGCTCGCGACGGCGGGAGTTCCGGGGACGACGAGCGACGCCGTCGTCGTCGCGGACGACCCCGGCGGCGAGCCGGCCGAGTTCTCCGGGAGCGCCACGGCGGTCGGCGGGGCGGCCCGCGCCTGCGTCCGGGACGCGGTCCGCGCGAGCATGCGGTCGCGGTATCCGGACGGCGACGTGCCCGGCCCGACGGCCGACGCCGAACACGGCGTCGTCACCGACGAGCGGGCGGAGGTATTCGACCCATGA
- a CDS encoding globin-coupled sensor protein — translation MNDRLDAAELVEEIGLDADEIAWRKEFVGFDDDDVRRLDRYEEAFAENADQVAEDFYENLTGHKQTTDVIGRSDKGLEQLKRTQSAYLVTLARGEYGPEYFEDRARIGKIHDMLEMPMKHYLGQYGVYYDLILPIVGERLVESLTDRLADGTAGDGVDAATEAAVEEEVDDAIEDLLSVLRIVNLDMQVVTDTYIHSYSEKLSEEIERNERLMTEVEDEVRGPIGDLQSSAEDVADSAATISDAAEDQSSRIDEVSSEVADLSATVEEVASTADEVDQLSSRAEERAEDGRAAATEATNVMDDIGTAVDDVTGDIESLQDRVGEIDGFVDAINGIADQTNLLALNASIEAARAGEAGSGFGVVADEIKSLAEESQQHASDIEEMVNGIQSDTEETVDSLAETTKRVDEGVDRVEDALESLTEIADAVTETAEGIAEVSDVTDEQAAAAEEIAATVDEVVRQSNQVTTEVQDLAAANEEQAAMVDEVGAAVRRLGGDAHADGGSVDGAAPNGRETDGETPEADGDVSLPDDLPEGVPDSVVETLSDEQLRAVARSELDASDVL, via the coding sequence ATGAACGACAGGCTCGACGCCGCTGAACTGGTCGAGGAGATCGGGCTCGACGCCGACGAGATCGCGTGGCGGAAGGAGTTCGTCGGGTTCGACGACGACGACGTGCGCCGACTGGACCGGTACGAGGAGGCGTTCGCGGAGAACGCCGACCAGGTCGCCGAGGACTTCTACGAGAACCTCACCGGCCACAAACAGACGACCGACGTCATCGGCCGGTCCGACAAGGGGCTCGAACAGCTCAAGCGGACGCAGTCGGCGTACCTCGTGACGCTCGCACGAGGCGAGTACGGGCCGGAGTACTTCGAGGACCGGGCGCGGATCGGGAAGATCCACGACATGCTGGAGATGCCGATGAAACACTACCTCGGGCAGTACGGGGTCTACTACGACCTCATCCTCCCGATCGTCGGCGAGCGACTCGTCGAGTCTCTCACGGACCGGTTGGCCGACGGCACCGCCGGGGACGGGGTCGACGCCGCGACGGAGGCGGCGGTCGAGGAGGAGGTCGACGACGCGATCGAGGACCTCCTCTCCGTCCTCCGGATCGTCAACCTCGACATGCAGGTGGTCACCGACACGTACATCCACTCGTACAGCGAGAAGCTCTCCGAGGAGATCGAGCGGAACGAGCGTCTGATGACCGAGGTGGAAGACGAGGTCCGAGGACCGATCGGGGACCTCCAGTCGTCCGCGGAGGACGTCGCCGACAGCGCCGCGACGATCAGCGACGCGGCCGAAGACCAGTCGAGCCGGATCGACGAGGTTTCTTCCGAGGTAGCGGACCTCTCGGCTACGGTCGAGGAGGTCGCGTCGACCGCCGACGAGGTCGATCAGTTGAGTTCGCGAGCGGAGGAGCGCGCCGAGGATGGGCGGGCCGCCGCCACCGAGGCCACCAACGTCATGGATGACATCGGGACCGCCGTCGACGACGTGACGGGCGACATCGAGAGCCTGCAGGACCGCGTCGGCGAGATCGACGGGTTCGTCGACGCGATCAACGGTATCGCAGACCAGACGAACCTACTCGCGTTGAACGCCTCGATCGAGGCCGCACGCGCCGGCGAAGCGGGGTCCGGGTTCGGGGTGGTCGCCGACGAGATCAAGTCGCTCGCAGAGGAGTCACAGCAGCACGCGAGCGACATCGAGGAGATGGTCAACGGGATCCAAAGCGACACCGAAGAGACCGTCGACAGCCTCGCTGAGACGACGAAGCGCGTCGACGAGGGAGTCGACCGGGTTGAAGACGCACTGGAGAGCCTGACGGAGATCGCCGACGCGGTGACGGAGACAGCGGAGGGAATCGCCGAGGTCTCCGACGTGACCGACGAGCAGGCCGCCGCGGCCGAGGAGATCGCCGCCACGGTGGACGAGGTGGTTCGGCAGTCGAACCAGGTCACGACGGAGGTCCAAGACTTGGCGGCCGCAAACGAGGAACAGGCGGCGATGGTCGACGAGGTCGGTGCCGCAGTCCGGCGCCTCGGGGGCGACGCTCACGCGGACGGCGGCAGCGTCGACGGTGCGGCGCCGAACGGACGCGAAACAGACGGCGAAACACCGGAGGCGGACGGCGACGTTTCTCTTCCGGACGACCTTCCCGAAGGGGTCCCCGACTCCGTCGTCGAGACGCTCTCCGACGAGCAGCTCCGAGCGGTCGCTCGCAGCGAACTCGACGCGAGCGACGTGCTGTGA
- a CDS encoding ABC transporter ATP-binding protein, which produces MSDPLLSVDGLKKYYADDQSLVDRLLGQESESVKAVDGVSFDVREGETLGLVGESGCGKSTTGETVLRLREPTAGEITFDGTDVRGMTDRELTQFRRRAQIVFQDPFSSLDPRMTTGDIVTEGLRIHDVSDREQRRETARDLLERVGLSADQVDRYPHEFSGGQRQRIGIARALALDPEFVVLDEPVSALDVSVQAQILNLLEDLQDDFGLTFLFIAHNLGVVRHACDRVAVMYLGEIVEIGPVEEIFEDPAHPYTKALLSSVPRANAEARDEEFATLHGDVPSPRNPPAGCRFHTRCPRARAACRESTPPAYDVGEGRTAACFRTDRDHAYWDSEPIGENVAAGEPADD; this is translated from the coding sequence ATGAGCGACCCGCTCCTCTCCGTCGACGGCCTGAAGAAGTACTACGCCGACGACCAGTCGCTCGTCGACCGCCTGCTCGGGCAGGAGTCGGAGAGCGTGAAGGCCGTCGACGGCGTGTCCTTCGACGTGCGGGAGGGAGAGACGCTGGGGCTGGTCGGTGAGTCCGGCTGCGGGAAGTCGACGACCGGCGAGACGGTGTTGCGGCTCCGGGAGCCGACCGCCGGCGAGATCACGTTCGACGGGACCGACGTCCGGGGGATGACCGACCGCGAACTGACGCAGTTCCGGCGGCGCGCCCAGATCGTCTTTCAGGACCCGTTCTCCAGTCTCGACCCGCGGATGACGACCGGAGACATCGTCACCGAGGGACTCCGCATCCACGACGTGTCGGACCGGGAGCAGCGCCGGGAGACGGCCCGGGACCTGCTCGAACGCGTCGGCCTCTCCGCCGACCAGGTCGACCGGTACCCCCACGAGTTCTCCGGCGGCCAGCGCCAGCGGATCGGGATCGCCCGGGCGCTCGCCTTGGACCCGGAGTTCGTCGTCTTGGACGAGCCGGTCAGCGCCCTCGACGTGAGCGTTCAGGCGCAGATCCTGAACCTCCTGGAGGACCTCCAAGACGACTTCGGGCTGACGTTCCTCTTCATCGCGCACAACCTCGGCGTGGTCCGGCACGCCTGCGACCGCGTCGCGGTGATGTACCTGGGCGAGATCGTCGAGATCGGGCCGGTCGAGGAGATCTTCGAGGACCCCGCGCACCCGTACACGAAGGCGCTGCTGTCGAGCGTCCCACGCGCCAACGCGGAGGCTCGCGACGAGGAGTTCGCCACCCTCCACGGGGATGTCCCCTCGCCGCGGAACCCCCCCGCGGGCTGTCGGTTCCACACGCGCTGTCCGCGGGCGCGAGCGGCCTGTCGGGAGTCGACGCCGCCGGCGTACGACGTCGGCGAGGGCCGGACCGCGGCCTGTTTCCGGACGGACCGGGACCACGCGTACTGGGACAGCGAGCCGATCGGGGAGAACGTGGCGGCCGGGGAGCCGGCGGACGACTGA
- a CDS encoding NTP transferase domain-containing protein, with amino-acid sequence MCGGRGTRLGGDGEKPLATVAGRSMVDRALDALAASRVETAYAAVSPHTPRTRERLIARRDGEESWPDRGSLGLVVVDTPGDGYVADLRTAVRAGPTAPTLTLAVDLPLLDGPAVDAVLDAYAAADADALSVRVPAARKRELGASADAATRYDDASGESSTGGRVPAGINVVGALDGAGGETVRATRDARLAVNVNRPADRRLADRTLTGDPDAPDRPSGGIDWLDRPGRPDADPVSEGGDSS; translated from the coding sequence ATGTGCGGCGGCCGCGGCACGCGGCTCGGGGGCGACGGCGAAAAGCCGCTGGCGACGGTCGCCGGGCGGTCGATGGTCGACCGCGCGCTCGACGCCCTCGCCGCGAGCCGAGTCGAGACCGCGTACGCGGCCGTCTCCCCGCACACTCCGCGAACGCGCGAGCGGTTGATCGCACGGCGGGACGGCGAGGAGTCCTGGCCGGATCGCGGGTCGCTCGGACTCGTTGTCGTGGACACGCCGGGCGACGGGTACGTCGCGGACCTCCGGACGGCCGTGAGGGCCGGACCGACCGCGCCGACGCTCACCCTCGCGGTCGACCTCCCGCTGCTCGACGGGCCGGCCGTCGACGCGGTCCTCGACGCCTACGCCGCGGCCGACGCCGACGCGCTGTCGGTCCGGGTGCCCGCGGCGCGCAAGCGGGAGCTGGGCGCGAGCGCCGACGCCGCGACGCGGTACGACGACGCGAGCGGCGAGTCCTCGACGGGCGGCCGCGTTCCCGCCGGAATCAACGTCGTCGGGGCGCTCGACGGCGCGGGCGGGGAGACCGTCCGGGCGACCCGCGACGCGCGCCTCGCCGTCAACGTCAACCGCCCGGCGGACCGCCGGCTCGCGGACCGGACCCTCACGGGCGACCCGGACGCCCCCGACCGCCCGAGCGGCGGGATCGACTGGCTCGACCGGCCCGGCCGGCCCGACGCGGATCCGGTCTCCGAGGGGGGTGACTCGTCGTGA
- the npdG gene encoding NADPH-dependent F420 reductase, whose amino-acid sequence MRIAILGGTGDIGQGIALRLAADTAHTVTIGSREAEKAETKAEEYTTELESRDIDAAVTGGENAAVAATAQIVVLAVPPYHVGDAVEAVAESLDPGDMLVSPATGMKRDDDGFHYHKPGAGSVTRIVADAAPEGVAVVGAFHNLAAARLANLDADLGVDTLVIGDDDDAKRTVADVAEGIEGLRALDAGGLANAPEIEGLTPLLINVAQNNDGLHDLGVRFQ is encoded by the coding sequence ATGCGAATCGCGATACTCGGCGGCACCGGCGACATCGGACAGGGGATCGCGCTCCGGCTGGCGGCCGACACCGCCCACACGGTCACGATCGGCTCGCGAGAGGCCGAGAAGGCCGAGACCAAAGCCGAGGAGTACACCACCGAACTGGAGAGCCGCGATATCGACGCCGCGGTGACCGGCGGCGAGAACGCCGCGGTCGCCGCCACCGCCCAAATCGTCGTCCTCGCGGTCCCGCCGTACCACGTCGGGGACGCCGTCGAGGCCGTGGCGGAGTCGCTGGACCCCGGCGACATGCTGGTCTCGCCGGCGACGGGCATGAAACGGGACGACGACGGCTTCCACTACCACAAGCCGGGCGCGGGCTCGGTGACGCGGATCGTCGCGGACGCGGCGCCGGAGGGCGTCGCCGTCGTCGGCGCGTTCCACAACCTCGCGGCCGCGCGGCTCGCGAACCTCGACGCCGACCTCGGGGTCGACACGCTGGTGATCGGTGACGACGACGACGCGAAGCGGACGGTGGCGGACGTCGCCGAGGGGATCGAGGGGCTGCGCGCGCTCGACGCCGGCGGGCTCGCCAACGCGCCCGAGATCGAGGGGTTGACGCCGCTCCTGATCAACGTCGCACAGAACAACGACGGGCTTCACGACCTGGGCGTCCGGTTTCAGTAG
- a CDS encoding cobyric acid synthase produces the protein MTGDGAASPAADRDADTVLIAGTASHVGKSTLAAGLCRLLARRGVDVAPYKAQNMSNNARVALTPDGEWGEVGVSQHVQARAAETVPTTDMNPVLLKPRGGGESQIVVDGGAIASVPAGEYYDEHWEDARAAAVAAHERLAAGHDVIVAEGAGSIAEINLRDRDLANVECARFADAAILIAVDIERGGAFASLYGTLELLPDDLRERVDGAVITKFRGDPDILEPGIDEIEERTGVPVVGVVPHDDPGLPAEDSLSLPDRTAGGEESGVEDGGVLGADDGVPDDEAVRIAVPRLPRISNFTDLEPLAREPGVRVVYLPLDAAFGGVDAVVLPGSKNTVDDLLALREAGFDERLREFGGPVVGVCGGYQILGEHLVDADIEGTGERETVPGVGLLPVETGFSTDKRVERVTCAVDGVGPIAGAEGDATGYEIRAGRTRLLDVEEREAAPLSTEPLGTESVATERVLGTYLHGLFETEGVRDAFVETVFERAGRSRPPGDTDGRSPYDRAADLVADHVDLAAAGLGDLGER, from the coding sequence ATGACGGGCGACGGCGCGGCTTCGCCGGCGGCCGACCGCGACGCCGACACGGTCCTGATCGCGGGCACGGCGAGCCACGTCGGCAAGAGCACGCTGGCGGCCGGTCTCTGTCGGCTGCTCGCGCGCCGCGGCGTCGACGTCGCGCCGTACAAGGCCCAGAACATGAGCAACAACGCGCGGGTGGCGCTGACGCCGGACGGAGAGTGGGGCGAGGTGGGCGTCTCCCAGCACGTTCAGGCGCGAGCGGCCGAGACCGTGCCGACGACGGATATGAACCCAGTGCTGCTCAAACCCCGCGGCGGCGGCGAGAGCCAGATCGTCGTCGACGGCGGGGCGATCGCGAGCGTCCCCGCCGGCGAGTACTACGACGAGCACTGGGAGGACGCGCGCGCCGCCGCGGTCGCGGCGCACGAGCGATTGGCGGCCGGCCACGACGTGATCGTCGCGGAGGGCGCGGGGAGCATCGCGGAGATCAACCTCCGCGACCGCGACCTCGCGAACGTCGAGTGCGCCCGGTTCGCGGACGCGGCGATCCTGATCGCGGTCGACATCGAGCGCGGCGGCGCGTTCGCGAGCCTCTACGGCACCCTCGAACTGCTCCCCGACGACCTCCGCGAGCGCGTCGACGGCGCGGTCATCACGAAGTTCCGCGGCGATCCCGACATCCTCGAACCCGGGATCGACGAGATCGAAGAGCGGACCGGTGTCCCGGTCGTCGGCGTCGTCCCCCACGACGACCCGGGACTACCGGCGGAGGACAGCCTCTCGCTGCCGGACCGAACGGCCGGCGGCGAGGAGAGCGGAGTCGAAGACGGCGGCGTCCTCGGCGCGGACGACGGCGTCCCCGACGACGAGGCGGTCCGGATCGCCGTCCCGCGGCTCCCGCGCATCTCCAACTTCACCGACCTGGAGCCGCTGGCGCGCGAGCCGGGGGTGCGCGTCGTCTACCTCCCGCTTGACGCCGCATTCGGCGGGGTCGACGCGGTCGTGCTGCCGGGGTCGAAGAACACCGTCGACGACCTGCTCGCGCTCCGGGAGGCCGGGTTCGACGAGCGGCTTCGCGAGTTCGGCGGCCCCGTGGTCGGCGTCTGCGGCGGCTACCAGATTCTCGGGGAGCACCTCGTCGACGCCGACATCGAGGGGACGGGCGAGCGCGAGACGGTTCCCGGAGTCGGCCTGCTGCCGGTCGAAACCGGGTTCTCGACGGACAAGCGCGTCGAGCGAGTGACCTGCGCGGTCGACGGTGTCGGACCGATCGCGGGCGCCGAGGGGGACGCGACCGGCTACGAGATCCGCGCCGGACGGACGCGGCTCCTCGACGTGGAAGAGAGGGAGGCGGCGCCGCTCTCGACGGAGCCGCTCGGCACGGAGAGCGTCGCCACCGAACGGGTGCTCGGGACGTACCTCCACGGGCTCTTCGAGACGGAGGGCGTGCGCGACGCCTTCGTCGAGACGGTCTTCGAGCGGGCGGGGCGGTCGCGGCCGCCCGGCGACACGGACGGTCGCTCGCCGTACGACCGCGCGGCCGACCTGGTCGCGGACCACGTCGACCTGGCGGCGGCGGGGCTCGGTGACCTCGGCGAGCGGTGA
- a CDS encoding aminotransferase class I/II-fold pyridoxal phosphate-dependent enzyme has protein sequence MNRDRAAALGREPHGSSDDPDLLDFSANANPEVPEGVERVYRAAFETARTYSPEPPSAFRAAAAEYVGCDPESVVPTPGGLAAIRAAVSLAVDDGDRALLPAPSFGEYAREVRLRGGDPTFVDAERVLDADPSGHALAVVCAPNNPTGTGYDTPALSAFAARCRAADTVLLVDEAFLGFTERESLAGTEGVVVARALTKLFGLPGIRAGFAVGTGDLGAALRGARRAWNVSAPALATGEYCLRQGAFVHETRERVRRERERLRAALTDVGYAVAPSEAPFLLVDVVERDVDRVVERDVDRVVERARERGVAIRDARSFRGLDSHVRVAVRRPAENDRLLAALDAGDGEGGADGNGGEDAGV, from the coding sequence GTGAACCGTGATCGCGCGGCGGCGCTCGGGCGCGAGCCGCACGGGAGCAGCGACGACCCCGACCTGCTCGATTTCAGCGCGAACGCGAACCCCGAGGTGCCCGAGGGGGTCGAGCGCGTGTACCGGGCGGCGTTCGAGACGGCCCGGACGTACTCCCCCGAGCCGCCGTCGGCGTTCCGGGCGGCCGCCGCCGAGTACGTCGGCTGCGACCCCGAGAGCGTGGTCCCGACGCCGGGCGGACTGGCGGCGATCCGGGCCGCGGTCTCGCTCGCGGTCGACGACGGCGACAGGGCCCTGCTCCCGGCGCCGAGCTTCGGTGAGTACGCCCGCGAGGTCCGGCTACGGGGCGGCGACCCGACGTTCGTCGACGCCGAGCGCGTCCTCGACGCGGACCCGAGCGGCCACGCGCTGGCGGTCGTCTGCGCGCCGAACAACCCCACCGGAACCGGCTACGACACGCCGGCGCTGTCGGCGTTCGCGGCGCGCTGTCGCGCGGCGGACACGGTGTTGCTCGTCGACGAGGCGTTCCTCGGGTTCACGGAGCGCGAGTCGCTCGCGGGGACCGAGGGAGTCGTCGTCGCGCGGGCCCTCACCAAGCTGTTCGGTCTCCCCGGGATCCGGGCCGGCTTCGCGGTCGGGACCGGCGACCTCGGCGCGGCGCTGCGGGGCGCTCGCCGCGCGTGGAACGTGAGCGCCCCGGCGCTCGCGACCGGCGAGTACTGCCTCCGACAGGGGGCGTTCGTTCACGAGACCCGCGAGCGCGTCCGGCGGGAGCGCGAGCGGCTGCGGGCGGCGCTGACCGACGTCGGGTACGCCGTGGCGCCCTCCGAGGCCCCGTTCCTGCTCGTCGACGTCGTCGAGCGCGACGTCGACCGCGTCGTCGAGCGCGACGTCGACCGCGTCGTCGAGCGCGCCCGCGAGCGAGGCGTAGCGATCAGAGACGCGCGATCGTTCCGCGGACTCGACTCCCACGTCCGGGTCGCTGTCCGCCGCCCGGCGGAGAACGACCGACTCCTCGCGGCGCTCGACGCGGGCGACGGGGAGGGCGGAGCCGACGGGAACGGGGGTGAGGACGCCGGTGTTTGA
- a CDS encoding zinc ribbon domain-containing protein codes for MADSPSLALRYYACDACGTVFALPDDPDEPTACGRCGAGPLRELRDVRGQDAYFAP; via the coding sequence ATGGCCGACAGCCCGTCGCTCGCGCTTCGTTACTACGCCTGCGACGCCTGCGGGACGGTGTTCGCGCTGCCCGACGACCCCGACGAGCCGACCGCCTGCGGTCGGTGCGGTGCCGGTCCGCTCCGCGAACTCCGCGACGTTCGCGGTCAAGACGCCTACTTCGCGCCCTGA